One window of the Granulicella arctica genome contains the following:
- a CDS encoding winged helix-turn-helix transcriptional regulator, whose translation MATKSFLHLAERVLPEPPEHTDPELDRLVTEIIGRVADKWTMLVLEVLEEHGELRFTRIADLLEGISQKMLTKTLRQMERDGLLQRTVHPVIPPHVDYRLTSLGESLGAAFCGVWIWAEKHRQEVERARTKFDAKPVPGVPQPRVHR comes from the coding sequence GTGGCGACCAAAAGCTTCCTTCATCTAGCCGAGCGGGTGCTGCCTGAGCCGCCAGAGCATACCGATCCCGAACTCGATCGACTCGTAACCGAGATCATCGGCCGCGTCGCCGATAAGTGGACCATGCTCGTCCTCGAAGTTCTGGAAGAACATGGCGAGCTCCGGTTCACCCGAATCGCCGACCTGCTCGAAGGCATCAGCCAGAAGATGCTCACCAAGACGCTCCGCCAGATGGAGCGCGACGGTCTGCTGCAGCGTACCGTCCATCCCGTCATACCACCACACGTCGACTATCGGCTCACCAGCCTCGGCGAGAGCCTCGGAGCCGCCTTCTGCGGGGTGTGGATCTGGGCCGAGAAACATCGGCAGGAAGTGGAGCGCGCCCGCACCAAGTTCGACGCGAAGCCGGTGCCAGGAGTGC